A single window of Magnetococcus marinus MC-1 DNA harbors:
- a CDS encoding nucleoside recognition domain-containing protein, whose translation MNGIFIALIFIAFSMAAFNTLTGDATAMQALSTAMVDAAKSSVDLALGLVGVMALFLGLMKVVEKGGLLTILAKLIRPLMIRLFPEIPPNHPAMGAMILNLAANALGLGNAATPFGIRAMQALDSLNPQKGTATNSMALFLAINTSSVTLLPTGVITLRAAAGSLDPAAILPTTLFATICSTTVAILAARLYQRFSPAPTSQTNNAENITMDDSLSIDQKEMLQNSHTATSTTASYLFLAAILCLVPLTILYGKAISPWVMPGLMVGMLGFGMLRGVKVYEAFIEGAKEGFDVALKIIPYLVAILVAVGMFRASGAMNLLIGLLSPITSWFGLPAEALPMALLRPLSGSGAYGILADTIQNPAIGPDSYVGLLVSTLQGSTETTFYVLAVYFGAVQIKRVRHALATALTADLAGILAAVFICHLLFA comes from the coding sequence ATGAACGGTATCTTCATCGCCCTGATCTTCATCGCCTTCAGCATGGCCGCCTTCAACACCCTCACCGGTGATGCCACCGCCATGCAAGCCCTCTCCACCGCTATGGTCGACGCCGCCAAAAGCTCCGTCGATCTCGCCCTCGGCCTAGTCGGCGTCATGGCCCTCTTCCTCGGCCTCATGAAAGTCGTCGAAAAAGGCGGACTACTCACCATCCTCGCTAAACTTATCCGACCCCTCATGATCCGACTCTTCCCCGAAATTCCCCCTAACCACCCCGCTATGGGCGCCATGATCCTTAACCTCGCCGCTAATGCCCTCGGCCTCGGTAATGCCGCTACCCCCTTCGGCATCCGCGCCATGCAAGCCCTCGATAGCCTAAACCCTCAAAAAGGAACCGCCACCAACAGTATGGCCCTGTTCCTCGCCATCAATACCAGCTCCGTCACCCTGCTGCCCACCGGCGTCATCACCCTGCGTGCCGCCGCCGGTAGCCTCGACCCCGCCGCCATCCTACCAACCACCCTGTTCGCGACCATCTGCTCAACAACCGTCGCCATCCTCGCCGCCCGCCTCTACCAACGCTTCTCACCAGCACCCACCAGTCAAACCAATAACGCTGAAAATATTACTATGGACGATTCTTTAAGTATTGATCAAAAAGAGATGCTGCAAAATAGCCACACCGCGACCTCCACCACCGCCTCCTACCTGTTCCTCGCTGCAATCCTCTGTCTCGTGCCCCTTACCATCCTCTACGGCAAAGCCATCTCACCCTGGGTCATGCCCGGACTTATGGTGGGCATGCTGGGTTTTGGTATGCTACGCGGTGTTAAAGTCTATGAAGCGTTTATCGAAGGTGCAAAAGAAGGGTTCGATGTCGCCTTGAAAATTATTCCCTATCTCGTTGCGATTCTCGTCGCCGTTGGCATGTTCCGCGCCAGCGGTGCCATGAACCTGCTCATCGGCCTGCTCTCCCCCATCACCAGCTGGTTCGGCCTGCCCGCAGAAGCTCTACCCATGGCCCTGCTGCGTCCCCTCTCCGGCTCTGGTGCCTACGGTATCCTCGCCGATACCATCCAAAACCCCGCCATCGGCCCCGATAGCTACGTTGGTCTGCTGGTCAGTACCCTGCAAGGATCCACCGAAACCACCTTTTACGTGCTCGCCGTCTACTTTGGCGCGGTGCAAATCAAGCGGGTTCGCCACGCCCTAGCCACCGCCCTAACCGCCGATCTGGCCGGGATCTTGGCCGCTGTCTTTATCTGCCATCTGCTGTTTGCATGA
- a CDS encoding PilZ domain-containing protein, which produces MSQPSTAPVKSKERITDKKVISLIKKALEEGSNLEVQVNNRSEVLFTRFLDHPPQAVDGEVAEKSKYQPFSYLSAKDHLVIARVVPEESNENMVPGSLLRLRFYNGKKAIESYVVLIEPIEIGGQHAYKLGFPTTMEAWDQRRHFRVKVIPELEIGIVEPMKARIMDLSVGGMAICFPSDMEPIPAGTPMNFKIKVPPSLEVQHQHEIKTKSGLVMELPSNPDFELMGYVRNYGSANDQQICPKGQRCGVQFQISSALKAMQVGELYGFVEREFLRKQALSKGDQGNFHAKSPHEGHSLLDKIKSALLG; this is translated from the coding sequence ATGAGCCAACCATCAACGGCACCGGTAAAATCCAAGGAGCGCATAACGGATAAAAAGGTTATCTCGTTGATTAAAAAGGCCCTTGAGGAAGGCAGTAACCTAGAGGTTCAGGTCAATAATCGCAGTGAAGTTTTGTTCACCCGTTTTCTTGATCATCCCCCTCAAGCCGTTGACGGAGAGGTTGCGGAGAAGTCTAAATATCAGCCCTTTTCCTACCTTAGTGCCAAGGATCATCTGGTGATTGCTCGGGTGGTTCCTGAAGAGTCCAACGAAAACATGGTACCGGGCAGTCTGCTGCGGCTGCGCTTTTACAATGGCAAAAAAGCCATTGAGAGCTATGTTGTGTTGATTGAGCCGATCGAGATTGGGGGTCAACACGCCTATAAGTTGGGCTTTCCTACCACCATGGAAGCGTGGGATCAGCGGCGGCATTTTCGGGTAAAGGTTATACCTGAACTGGAGATTGGTATTGTTGAGCCGATGAAGGCCCGTATTATGGATCTGTCGGTGGGAGGGATGGCGATCTGTTTTCCGTCGGATATGGAGCCTATCCCTGCGGGTACACCCATGAATTTTAAGATCAAGGTGCCCCCCTCCTTAGAAGTGCAACACCAGCATGAAATTAAGACCAAATCTGGATTGGTGATGGAGTTACCCAGCAACCCTGATTTTGAGTTAATGGGCTATGTGCGCAATTACGGTTCTGCCAATGATCAACAGATTTGCCCTAAGGGTCAGCGTTGTGGTGTGCAGTTTCAGATTAGCAGCGCGCTCAAGGCGATGCAGGTGGGCGAGTTGTATGGATTTGTGGAGCGTGAATTTCTCCGTAAACAGGCCCTTAGTAAAGGGGATCAAGGAAATTTTCACGCCAAATCCCCCCATGAGGGACACTCTTTGTTGGATAAGATTAAATCGGCTTTATTAGGGTAG